A single window of Achromobacter xylosoxidans DNA harbors:
- a CDS encoding FadR/GntR family transcriptional regulator: MAFPRLNTPPTLTDTVAKQLLAEIDAGRVLPGEKLPTETRLAEQFGVSRTVIREAVSRLRQDGIVEARQGSGVFVTGHDGNRALRIDAAELASLDAVLHIVDLRRALETEIAAQAAARRGKRDMAAIDDALAAIATAVDNGGDGVKEDVAFHRSIARATGNPYFLATLAFVSQYLEAATRVTRGNEARHADQMRAVLREHEAIAEAIRRQDEDAAREAARIHMVNAAKRLRLAHR, translated from the coding sequence ATGGCGTTTCCCCGACTCAACACGCCCCCCACGCTGACCGATACGGTGGCCAAGCAGTTGCTCGCCGAGATCGACGCGGGCCGCGTGCTGCCCGGCGAAAAGCTGCCCACCGAAACCCGCCTGGCCGAGCAGTTCGGCGTCAGCCGCACCGTCATCCGCGAAGCGGTGTCGCGGCTGCGCCAGGACGGCATCGTCGAGGCGCGCCAGGGCAGCGGGGTGTTCGTCACCGGCCACGACGGCAACCGCGCGCTGCGCATCGACGCGGCCGAGCTGGCCTCGCTGGACGCGGTGCTGCACATCGTCGACCTGCGGCGCGCGCTGGAAACCGAAATCGCGGCGCAAGCCGCCGCCCGGCGCGGCAAGCGCGACATGGCGGCCATCGACGACGCGCTGGCGGCCATCGCCACCGCGGTCGACAACGGTGGCGACGGCGTCAAGGAAGACGTGGCCTTCCACCGCAGCATCGCGCGCGCCACCGGCAATCCGTACTTCCTCGCCACGCTGGCGTTCGTCAGCCAGTATCTCGAAGCCGCCACCCGCGTCACGCGCGGCAACGAGGCGCGCCACGCCGACCAGATGCGCGCGGTGCTGCGCGAACACGAAGCCATCGCCGAGGCCATCCGGCGCCAGGACGAGGACGCGGCGCGCGAAGCCGCCCGCATCCACATGGTCAACGCGGCCAAGCGCCTGCGCCTGGCGCATCGCTGA
- the otnK gene encoding 3-oxo-tetronate kinase: MTIKLGCIADDFTGATDLANNLVRAGMRTVQAIGVPAGPLETPADAVVVALKTRTLPAAEAVAQSLAALAWLRAQGAGQIYFKYCSTFDSTPAGNIGPVADALMTALDTDFTIATPAFPDNQRTVFKGYLFAGDVPLNESGMRDHPLTPMTDANLVRVLAAQTRRKVGLIDYAVVARGARAIHDRIDELRQAGVEIAIVDAISNDDLLALGSAAKGMPLVTGGSGVAIGLPGNLGLAPGAAAGLPRAAGAQAVVAGSCSTATQGQVAAFIATGRPALALDPLRIDAGDDVVAQALAWAAPRLPDGPILIYSTARPDAVQAAQASLGAARAGALVEDAIARIAAGLARLGVRQLIVAGGETSGAVVRALGLAQLAIGEQIDPGVPWCAGYAQAVQARISIALKSGNFGGADFFTRAFRPTA; the protein is encoded by the coding sequence ATGACGATCAAACTGGGCTGCATCGCCGACGACTTCACTGGCGCCACCGACTTGGCCAACAACCTGGTGCGCGCCGGCATGCGCACCGTGCAGGCCATCGGCGTGCCGGCCGGACCGCTCGAGACGCCGGCGGACGCGGTGGTGGTGGCGCTCAAGACCCGCACGCTGCCGGCCGCCGAAGCGGTGGCGCAATCGCTGGCGGCGCTCGCCTGGCTGCGGGCGCAGGGCGCCGGGCAGATCTATTTCAAGTACTGCTCGACCTTCGACAGCACGCCCGCGGGCAATATCGGTCCGGTCGCCGATGCGCTGATGACGGCGCTGGATACGGATTTCACCATTGCCACGCCGGCCTTTCCCGACAACCAGCGCACGGTGTTCAAGGGCTATCTGTTCGCCGGCGACGTGCCGTTGAACGAATCGGGCATGCGGGATCATCCCTTGACGCCGATGACCGACGCGAACCTGGTGCGCGTGCTGGCGGCGCAGACGCGGCGCAAGGTCGGCCTGATCGACTACGCGGTGGTGGCGCGTGGCGCCCGCGCGATTCATGATCGCATCGACGAACTGCGGCAGGCGGGGGTGGAGATCGCCATCGTCGATGCCATCTCCAACGACGACCTGCTGGCGCTGGGCTCGGCGGCCAAGGGTATGCCGCTGGTGACCGGGGGATCGGGCGTGGCCATCGGCCTGCCTGGCAATTTGGGGCTGGCGCCGGGCGCCGCCGCCGGGCTGCCGCGCGCAGCGGGCGCGCAGGCCGTGGTGGCGGGCAGCTGCTCGACCGCCACCCAGGGGCAGGTGGCCGCGTTCATCGCGACCGGCCGGCCCGCGCTGGCGCTGGACCCGCTGCGTATCGACGCGGGCGATGACGTCGTGGCGCAGGCGCTGGCCTGGGCCGCGCCGCGCTTGCCCGACGGCCCCATCCTGATCTATTCGACCGCCCGGCCCGACGCGGTGCAGGCGGCGCAGGCCAGCCTGGGCGCGGCTCGCGCCGGCGCCCTGGTCGAGGACGCGATCGCGCGGATCGCGGCGGGCCTGGCGCGGCTCGGGGTGCGGCAGCTGATCGTGGCGGGCGGCGAGACCTCGGGCGCGGTGGTGCGGGCGCTGGGCCTGGCGCAACTGGCCATCGGCGAGCAGATCGATCCCGGGGTGCCGTGGTGCGCCGGGTACGCGCAGGCGGTGCAGGCGCGCATCAGCATCGCTTTGAAGTCGGGCAATTTCGGGGGCGCCGATTTCTTCACGCGGGCGTTCCGCCCGACTGCCTGA
- the ltnD gene encoding L-threonate dehydrogenase translates to MSAVNEMRPVGVIGLGAMGAGIAQSLRRAGCRVHAYDIRPGVAAAFAEEGGVACATLADMAVACEVVVSVVVNAQQTESVLFGEGGIAAAMRPGSVFVMCSTVDPAWSSGLEARLAALGIHYLDAPISGGAAKAAAGQMTMMTAGTVAAYAACGNVLESMAGKVYRLGERAGAGSKVKIINQLLAGVHIAVAAEAMALGLREGVDADALYEVITHSAGNSWMFENRMAHVLAGDYTPLSAVDIFVKDLGLVLDTARHSSFPLPLASTAHQMFMQASAAGHGREDDSAVIKIFPGITLPESA, encoded by the coding sequence ATGAGCGCAGTCAACGAAATGCGCCCGGTCGGCGTGATCGGCCTGGGCGCGATGGGGGCGGGCATCGCGCAGAGCCTGCGCCGCGCCGGTTGCCGGGTGCATGCCTACGATATCCGGCCGGGCGTCGCGGCGGCGTTCGCCGAAGAAGGCGGCGTGGCCTGCGCGACGCTGGCCGACATGGCCGTCGCCTGCGAGGTGGTGGTCAGCGTGGTGGTGAACGCGCAGCAGACCGAGAGCGTGCTGTTCGGCGAGGGCGGCATCGCGGCGGCCATGCGGCCCGGCAGCGTATTCGTGATGTGCTCGACGGTGGACCCGGCCTGGTCTAGCGGGCTGGAGGCGCGCCTGGCGGCGTTGGGCATCCACTACCTGGATGCGCCGATCTCGGGCGGCGCGGCCAAGGCCGCGGCCGGCCAGATGACCATGATGACCGCCGGCACCGTAGCCGCCTATGCCGCCTGCGGCAACGTGCTGGAGTCGATGGCGGGCAAGGTCTACCGGCTGGGCGAGCGCGCCGGGGCGGGCAGCAAGGTCAAGATCATCAACCAGCTGCTGGCCGGCGTGCACATTGCCGTTGCGGCCGAGGCCATGGCGCTGGGTCTGCGCGAAGGCGTCGACGCCGATGCCTTGTACGAGGTCATCACCCACAGCGCCGGCAACAGCTGGATGTTCGAGAACCGCATGGCGCACGTGCTGGCGGGCGACTACACGCCACTGTCGGCGGTGGACATCTTCGTGAAGGACCTGGGGCTGGTGCTGGACACGGCGCGCCACAGCAGCTTTCCCTTGCCGCTGGCGTCCACCGCGCACCAGATGTTCATGCAGGCGTCGGCCGCCGGGCACGGGCGCGAAGACGACAGCGCGGTCATCAAGATCTTCCCCGGAATCACTTTGCCGGAGTCCGCATGA
- the denD gene encoding D-erythronate dehydrogenase, with the protein MKILITGGAGFLGQRLARKLLEQGRLALGGERVPISQIDLLDVTRTDAINDTRVRSVEGDVADPDCLRSLIGADTAVIFHLAAIVSGQAEADFDLGMRINLDASRALLEACRRQGHRPRVVFTSSVAVYGGALPETVRDDTALNPQSSYGTQKAIAELLLADYTRRGFVDGRALRLPTISVRPGRPNAAASSFASGIIREPLNGEPAACPVAADTRLWLLSPRRAVQALIAGCELDAGAVADRRPINLPGVSVTAAEMVRALREIAGDTVADRIRWQADARVQAIVGSWPGRWDTARAARLGLEGDSDFAEIIRAYIGDDLRGQA; encoded by the coding sequence ATGAAGATACTGATTACCGGCGGCGCCGGCTTTCTGGGCCAGCGCCTGGCGCGCAAGCTGTTGGAACAGGGGCGATTGGCCCTGGGTGGCGAGCGCGTGCCGATCTCCCAGATCGACTTGCTCGACGTGACCCGGACCGACGCCATCAACGACACGCGCGTGCGTTCGGTCGAGGGCGACGTCGCCGATCCCGATTGCCTGCGATCCCTGATCGGCGCCGATACCGCGGTGATCTTCCACCTGGCCGCCATCGTCAGCGGCCAGGCCGAGGCCGATTTCGACCTGGGCATGCGCATCAACCTGGATGCCTCGCGCGCCTTGCTGGAGGCCTGCCGTCGGCAAGGCCATCGGCCGCGCGTGGTGTTCACCAGCTCGGTCGCGGTCTACGGCGGCGCCCTGCCGGAAACGGTGCGTGACGACACCGCGCTCAATCCGCAATCCTCCTATGGCACGCAGAAGGCCATCGCCGAGCTGCTGCTGGCGGACTACACGCGCCGCGGCTTCGTCGACGGCCGCGCGCTGCGCCTGCCCACCATCAGTGTGCGGCCGGGCCGGCCCAACGCGGCGGCCTCGTCGTTCGCCAGCGGCATCATCCGCGAGCCGCTCAATGGCGAGCCGGCGGCATGCCCGGTGGCCGCCGACACGCGCCTGTGGCTGCTGTCGCCGCGCCGGGCGGTGCAGGCCTTGATCGCCGGTTGCGAACTGGACGCCGGGGCGGTGGCGGATCGCCGGCCGATCAACCTGCCGGGCGTCTCGGTGACGGCGGCCGAGATGGTGCGGGCCTTGCGCGAGATCGCGGGCGACACGGTGGCCGACCGCATCCGCTGGCAGGCGGATGCGCGGGTGCAGGCCATCGTCGGCAGCTGGCCGGGCCGCTGGGACACGGCGCGGGCGGCGCGCCTGGGGCTGGAGGGCGACAGCGATTTCGCCGAGATCATCCGCGCCTACATCGGCGACGACTTGCGGGGGCAGGCATGA
- the otnI gene encoding 2-oxo-tetronate isomerase: MPRQAANLSMMYAEHPFLERFAAAARDGFQGVEFLFPYDHPAAEIRTRLQAHGLTQALFNAPPGDWAAGERGIAALPGREDEFRRGLDRALEYAAALGNRSLHVMAGRVPAGQERAAHRQAYLRNLESAARAAASAGVTIVIEPINPRDMPGYFLTRQDEAQAIRAEVGADNLRVQFDCYHCQIVEGDLAVKLRRDMAGIGHIQIAGVPDRHEPDLGELNYPYLLALVDTLGYAGWIGCEYRPKGDTTAGLGWAKPYLAGGER; encoded by the coding sequence ATGCCGCGCCAGGCCGCGAACCTGAGCATGATGTATGCGGAACACCCGTTCCTGGAGCGCTTCGCCGCCGCCGCGCGCGATGGTTTCCAGGGCGTGGAGTTCCTGTTTCCCTATGACCATCCGGCCGCCGAGATCCGGACGCGGCTGCAGGCGCACGGCCTGACGCAGGCGCTGTTCAACGCGCCGCCGGGCGACTGGGCGGCCGGCGAGCGCGGTATCGCCGCGCTGCCGGGGCGCGAGGACGAGTTTCGCCGGGGCCTGGACCGGGCGCTGGAGTATGCCGCGGCGCTGGGCAACCGCAGCCTGCACGTGATGGCGGGACGGGTCCCGGCCGGGCAGGAGCGCGCCGCGCATCGCCAGGCCTACCTGCGCAACCTGGAAAGCGCCGCGCGCGCGGCCGCCAGCGCTGGCGTGACCATCGTGATCGAGCCGATCAATCCGCGCGACATGCCCGGCTATTTCCTGACGCGCCAGGACGAGGCCCAGGCCATCCGCGCCGAGGTTGGCGCCGACAACCTGCGGGTGCAGTTCGATTGCTACCACTGCCAGATCGTCGAGGGCGACCTGGCGGTGAAGCTGCGGCGCGACATGGCGGGCATTGGCCATATCCAGATCGCCGGCGTGCCGGACCGCCACGAGCCCGACCTGGGCGAACTGAACTACCCGTACCTGCTGGCGCTGGTCGACACGCTGGGCTACGCGGGCTGGATCGGCTGCGAATACCGGCCCAAGGGCGACACGACGGCGGGGCTCGGCTGGGCCAAACCCTATCTCGCGGGAGGCGAGCGATGA